A region of Acidobacteriota bacterium DNA encodes the following proteins:
- a CDS encoding glucarate dehydratase has product MRIVELRVHSIAIADPPLRSSYGLHAPYALRSILELESEDGIVGISETHGGDAIAQGFQQLREKIVGADAYLLAGNLLPMIDASASGDRSQTYYLPGENPLDAAARLYSAIEIACLDLIGKSVAKPACDLLGGRARSEVPFSAYPFYKQAGGGGEGDDARSDEYGEALTPKQLVVQVKLMFAKYGFREIKFKAGVLDPAEEIETVRQLRAGFGPKVPIRLDPNCAWSVATSVEIGRALREELGNGGYLEDPTANISGMAAVRKQLVSAGVDTPLASNVAVTGFADLPEAIKTDAVQVVLCDPHYWGGIQQVQHLGKLCHTFGLGLSMHSNSHLGVSLMAMAQAAAATPQLTYACDTHYPWQSEEDEVVAGGRVPIVNGCVQIPEKPGLGVELDQDQLARGRERYRKCKYRKRDDEAEMRKHVDPNWRRVLPRW; this is encoded by the coding sequence ATGCGCATCGTTGAGCTGCGGGTTCACTCCATTGCCATCGCTGATCCACCCTTGCGGAGTTCGTATGGACTTCATGCTCCTTATGCTCTCAGGTCCATTCTGGAACTTGAGAGCGAGGATGGAATTGTGGGAATCAGCGAGACTCACGGCGGGGATGCTATCGCACAAGGCTTTCAGCAACTTCGGGAAAAAATCGTTGGCGCAGATGCATATCTCTTAGCCGGGAACCTGCTGCCGATGATCGACGCCAGCGCCTCGGGAGATCGCTCGCAGACGTATTACCTTCCCGGCGAAAATCCACTCGACGCTGCTGCGCGACTTTACTCGGCGATCGAGATCGCCTGTCTTGATCTGATCGGCAAGTCAGTGGCAAAACCCGCTTGTGATCTGCTTGGCGGCCGCGCGCGCAGCGAGGTTCCGTTCTCCGCGTATCCGTTCTATAAGCAGGCCGGCGGGGGCGGCGAAGGCGACGACGCGCGCTCCGACGAATACGGCGAGGCATTAACTCCAAAGCAGTTGGTAGTGCAGGTAAAACTGATGTTTGCGAAGTATGGATTTCGCGAGATCAAGTTCAAGGCGGGAGTGCTCGATCCCGCGGAGGAGATCGAGACCGTGCGCCAGCTTCGCGCAGGATTTGGGCCGAAGGTGCCGATTCGCCTCGATCCGAACTGCGCCTGGTCTGTGGCGACTTCCGTTGAAATTGGAAGAGCGCTACGCGAAGAGCTGGGGAATGGCGGCTATCTCGAAGACCCGACCGCAAACATCTCCGGAATGGCGGCGGTACGAAAGCAACTCGTCTCCGCAGGAGTGGATACTCCATTGGCCAGCAATGTGGCTGTGACCGGCTTTGCCGATCTGCCGGAAGCGATCAAGACTGACGCGGTGCAGGTTGTGCTTTGCGATCCGCACTATTGGGGAGGGATTCAGCAGGTGCAACATCTCGGCAAGCTTTGCCACACCTTTGGCCTGGGATTGTCGATGCATTCCAACTCACACCTTGGCGTGTCGCTCATGGCAATGGCACAGGCGGCTGCCGCGACTCCGCAGCTCACATATGCATGCGATACGCACTATCCGTGGCAGTCAGAAGAAGACGAAGTTGTGGCAGGCGGCCGTGTTCCCATTGTGAACGGCTGCGTGCAGATTCCGGAAAAGCCGGGCTTAGGAGTGGAACTCGATCAGGATCAGCTTGCTCGCGGGCGAGAGCGCTATCGCAAGTGCAAGTACCGCAAGCGGGATGACGAAGCAGAGATGCGAAAGCACGTGGATCCGAATTGGCGAAGGGTCTTGCCCAGGTGGTGA